One window of Pelobates fuscus isolate aPelFus1 chromosome 9, aPelFus1.pri, whole genome shotgun sequence genomic DNA carries:
- the LOC134572971 gene encoding spore coat protein SP65-like, which produces MGTTKYLLITSFLLFLGPFFDIADAQTTPNTTAEPTTTPATTTTPVLTTAAEPTTTPAPTTTPAVTTVTTTTGTTVTTGSTATGATVITGSTTTGITATTRSTGIGASTTTESSATGSTGTTSTATNNGIQTSAGGNSATTQSTTETTSDQLAVPYWGIILMGLVAILGVALILGLLFGFLACARTSATYAVESYPAYFTHSRWWNPTRLSMVRDPEHGIQSRPNIRRLSSQTENYELHQRAQQSGQSHK; this is translated from the exons ATGGGAACCACAAAGTACCTTCTCATCACCAGTTTTCTGTTGTTCTTGGGCCCGTTCTTTGACATCGCAG ATGCACAAACAACACCCAACACTACAG ctgaacccactactacaccagcaacAACAACTACACCAGTACTAACTACtgcagctgaacccactactacaccagcaccaactactacaccaGCAGTTACTACAGTAACCACTACTACTGGGACAACAGTTACTACAGGATCCACTGCCACTGGGGCAACAGTTATTACAGGATCCACTACTACTGGGATAACAGCTACTACAAGATCCACTGGTATTGGGGCTTCAACTACTACAGAATCTTCTGCAACTGGGTCTACAGGAACCACATCCACTGCTACAAATAATGGAATACAAA CCTCCGCTGGAGGGAACAGTGCCACGACCCAGAGCACTACCGAAACCACTTCTGACCAACTTGCAG TTCCATACTGGGGTATTATCTTGATGGGATTAGTAGCAATTCTCGGAGTTGCCTTAATCTTAGGATTGCTGTTTGGA TTCTTGGCCTGTGCAAGGACCTCTGCCACCTACGCTGTAGAGAGTTATCCTGCCTACTTTACACATTCGAGGTGGTGGAACCCTACACGTCTCTCCATGGTCCGAGACCCTGAGCATGGAATCCAGTCAAGACCAAACATTAGACGACTATCAAGCCAGACAGAGAATTACGAACTTCATCAAAGAGCACAACAATCTGGACAGAGCCACAAATAA